In the genome of Streptomyces sp. V2I9, one region contains:
- a CDS encoding heavy-metal-associated domain-containing protein: MTAETETPQSSGSCCSPTGSCHDGAADAQLGQADTVTTVYQVKGMTCGHCEGAVSEEISEIAGVTSVTAVASTGLVTVTSKAPLAEDAVRAAVDEAGYELLGPAA; the protein is encoded by the coding sequence ATGACCGCCGAGACCGAGACCCCCCAGTCCTCCGGATCCTGCTGCTCGCCCACCGGTTCCTGCCACGACGGCGCGGCCGACGCGCAGCTCGGCCAGGCCGACACCGTCACCACGGTCTACCAGGTCAAGGGCATGACCTGCGGGCACTGCGAGGGCGCCGTGTCGGAGGAGATCTCCGAGATCGCGGGCGTCACCTCGGTCACGGCCGTCGCCTCCACCGGCCTCGTCACCGTCACGTCCAAGGCCCCGCTGGCCGAGGACGCCGTGCGTGCCGCCGTGGACGAGGCCGGGTACGAACTGCTCGGGCCGGCCGCCTGA
- a CDS encoding cation-translocating P-type ATPase produces MASTAEADSPDAEPSAAELIIGGMTCASCAARVEKKLNRMDGVTATVNYATEKARVTFAEGLKIGDLVATVEKTGYTARPVPRPERKAAAEPAAAPAAPPATPAGPGGNPYPDAAGTGSARRRPETAPDTGGDRTAAPAAGPRSDRFEGPAPEPTFASAAREADAEQDASLAALRQRLAVSAVLAVPVVLLAMAPALQFDYWQWLSLTLAAPVVVWGGLPFHRASWTNAKHGAATMDTLVSLGTLAAFGWSLWALFLGDAGMPGMRHGFDLTVSRADAASTIYLEVAAGVVTFILLGRWLEARAKRKSGAALRALMRLGAKDVAVLRGGREVRVPAGTLAVGDRFVVRPGEKIATDGTVVEGSSAVDASMLTGESVPVEVGVGDPVTGATLNAGGRLVVQATRVGADTQLARMAQLVEDAQNGKASAQRLADRISAVFVPVVITLALATLGYWLGNGAGPTAAFTAAVAVLIIACPCALGLATPTALMAGTGRGAQLGILIKGPEVLETTRRADTIVLDKTGTVTTGRMTLQTIHTTPTTTETQVLRLAGALENASEHPIAQAIATAATDTTGPLTTPEDFQNIPGLGVQGTVEGHAVLVGRPRLLSDAAIPLPPALSDALAEAEENGRTAIVVAWDGEARGVLGVADAVKESSAAAVAELRALGLTPVLLTGDNRAVADAVAREVGIDEVYAEVMPQDKVDMVERLQAEGRVVAMVGDGVNDAAALAQADLGLAMGTGTDAAIEASDLTLVRGDLKVTADAIRLSRRTLTTIRGNLFWAFGYNVAALPLAASGLLNPMIAGAAMAFSSVFVVTNSLRLRAFT; encoded by the coding sequence ATGGCCAGCACAGCGGAAGCCGACTCCCCGGACGCCGAACCCTCCGCGGCGGAGCTGATCATCGGCGGGATGACCTGCGCCTCGTGCGCCGCCCGCGTCGAGAAGAAGCTCAACCGTATGGACGGCGTCACCGCCACGGTGAACTACGCGACCGAGAAGGCCCGCGTCACGTTCGCGGAGGGGCTGAAAATCGGGGACCTCGTCGCCACGGTCGAGAAGACCGGCTATACGGCCCGCCCGGTCCCCCGGCCCGAACGGAAGGCGGCGGCCGAACCCGCCGCCGCCCCGGCCGCACCCCCTGCCACGCCCGCCGGCCCCGGCGGGAACCCGTACCCGGACGCCGCCGGCACCGGTAGCGCCCGCCGCCGTCCGGAAACGGCCCCGGACACCGGCGGCGACCGCACCGCCGCCCCGGCGGCCGGCCCCCGCAGCGACCGCTTCGAGGGGCCGGCCCCGGAGCCGACCTTCGCGTCCGCCGCGCGGGAGGCCGACGCGGAGCAGGACGCCTCCCTCGCCGCGCTCCGACAGCGGCTCGCCGTCTCCGCCGTGCTGGCCGTCCCGGTCGTCCTGCTCGCCATGGCCCCGGCGCTCCAGTTCGACTACTGGCAGTGGCTGAGCCTCACCCTCGCCGCGCCCGTCGTCGTCTGGGGCGGGCTGCCCTTCCACCGCGCCTCCTGGACCAACGCGAAGCACGGCGCGGCCACCATGGACACGCTGGTCTCGCTCGGAACGCTCGCCGCGTTCGGCTGGTCGCTCTGGGCCCTGTTCCTGGGCGACGCGGGCATGCCCGGCATGCGCCACGGGTTCGACCTGACCGTCTCGCGCGCGGACGCCGCCTCCACGATCTACCTGGAGGTGGCGGCCGGGGTCGTCACGTTCATCCTGCTGGGCCGCTGGCTGGAAGCCCGCGCCAAGCGGAAGTCAGGCGCGGCGCTGCGGGCGCTGATGCGGCTGGGCGCGAAGGACGTGGCCGTCCTGCGGGGAGGCAGGGAGGTACGCGTCCCGGCAGGCACGCTCGCCGTCGGGGACCGCTTCGTCGTGCGTCCCGGGGAGAAGATCGCGACGGACGGGACGGTGGTCGAGGGCTCCTCCGCCGTGGACGCCTCGATGCTCACCGGCGAGTCCGTCCCCGTCGAGGTCGGCGTCGGAGACCCCGTCACCGGAGCCACCCTCAACGCCGGAGGCCGCCTCGTCGTCCAGGCCACCCGCGTCGGCGCCGACACCCAACTCGCCCGCATGGCCCAGCTCGTCGAGGACGCCCAGAACGGCAAAGCCTCCGCCCAGCGCCTCGCCGACCGCATCTCCGCCGTCTTCGTCCCCGTCGTCATCACCCTCGCCCTCGCCACCCTCGGCTACTGGCTCGGCAACGGCGCCGGACCCACCGCCGCCTTCACCGCCGCCGTCGCCGTCCTCATCATCGCCTGCCCCTGCGCCCTCGGCCTCGCCACCCCCACCGCCCTCATGGCCGGCACCGGCCGCGGCGCGCAGCTCGGCATCCTCATCAAGGGCCCCGAAGTCCTGGAGACCACCCGCCGCGCCGACACCATCGTCCTCGACAAGACCGGCACCGTCACCACCGGCCGCATGACCCTCCAGACCATTCACACCACCCCCACCACGACCGAGACACAGGTCCTCCGCCTCGCAGGCGCCCTGGAGAACGCCTCCGAACACCCCATCGCCCAAGCCATCGCCACCGCCGCCACCGACACCACCGGCCCCCTCACCACCCCCGAGGACTTCCAGAACATCCCCGGACTCGGCGTCCAGGGCACCGTCGAAGGCCACGCCGTCCTCGTCGGGCGGCCCCGGCTTCTCTCCGACGCGGCGATCCCGCTCCCGCCCGCACTGTCCGACGCCCTGGCGGAGGCCGAGGAGAACGGCCGTACAGCGATCGTCGTGGCCTGGGACGGGGAGGCCAGGGGTGTGCTCGGAGTCGCGGACGCGGTCAAGGAGAGCAGTGCGGCGGCCGTGGCCGAGCTGCGCGCCCTCGGTCTGACGCCTGTGCTGCTGACCGGGGACAACCGGGCCGTGGCGGACGCGGTCGCCCGCGAGGTGGGCATCGACGAGGTGTATGCGGAGGTCATGCCACAGGACAAGGTCGACATGGTCGAGCGGCTTCAGGCCGAGGGGCGGGTCGTCGCCATGGTCGGGGACGGGGTCAACGACGCCGCCGCCCTCGCCCAGGCCGACCTCGGGCTCGCGATGGGCACCGGGACGGACGCCGCGATCGAGGCGAGCGACCTCACGCTGGTTCGTGGAGATCTCAAGGTGACGGCTGACGCAATCCGGCTTTCCCGGCGTACCCTTACCACCATCAGGGGCAACCTCTTCTGGGCCTTCGGGTACAACGTCGCGGCCCTGCCCCTGGCTGCAAGTGGCCTGCTCAACCCTATGATCGCGGGAGCCGCCATGGCGTTTTCGTCCGTGTTCGTCGTCACGAACAGCCTTCGGTTGCGTGCCTTCACGTAA
- a CDS encoding citrate synthase has product MSEQTNNAVVLRYGDDEYTYPVIDSTVGDKGFDIGKLRANTGLVTLDSGYGNTAAYKSAITYLDGEQGILRYRGYPIEQLAERSSFLEVAYTLINGDLPKVDELAAFKNEITQHTLLHEDVKRFFDGFPRDAHPMAMLSSVVSALSTFYQDSHNPFDEKQRHLSTIRLLAKLPTIAAYAYKKSIGHPFVYPRNDLGYVENFLRMTFSVPAQEYELDPVVVSALDKLLILHADHEQNCSTSTVRLVGSSQANMFASISAGISALWGPLHGGANQSVLEMLEGIQANGGDVDSFIRKVKNKEDGVRLMGFGHRVYKSFDPRAKIIKAAAHDVLSALGKSDELLDIALKLEEHALSDDYFVSRNLYPNVDFYTGLIYRAMGFPTEMFTVLFALGRLPGWIAQWHEMIKEPGSRIGRPRQIYTGEVLRDFVPVEGR; this is encoded by the coding sequence GTGAGCGAGCAGACCAACAACGCTGTAGTACTGCGGTACGGCGATGACGAGTACACCTACCCGGTGATCGACAGCACCGTCGGCGACAAGGGCTTCGACATCGGGAAGCTCCGGGCCAACACCGGCCTGGTGACGCTGGACAGCGGATACGGCAACACCGCCGCCTATAAATCCGCCATCACGTACCTCGACGGTGAGCAGGGCATCCTGCGCTACCGCGGCTACCCGATCGAGCAGCTCGCCGAGCGCTCGTCGTTCCTCGAGGTCGCGTACACGCTGATCAACGGTGACCTGCCGAAGGTCGACGAGCTGGCCGCCTTCAAGAACGAGATCACCCAGCACACGCTGCTGCACGAGGACGTCAAGCGGTTCTTCGACGGCTTCCCCCGCGACGCCCACCCGATGGCCATGCTGTCCTCGGTCGTCAGCGCGCTGTCCACGTTCTACCAGGACAGCCACAACCCGTTCGACGAGAAGCAGCGCCACCTGTCGACGATCCGCCTCCTGGCGAAGCTCCCGACGATCGCCGCGTACGCGTACAAGAAGTCGATCGGTCACCCCTTCGTCTACCCGCGCAACGACCTCGGGTACGTCGAGAACTTCCTGCGCATGACCTTCTCGGTCCCCGCCCAGGAGTACGAGCTGGACCCGGTCGTCGTCTCGGCGCTGGACAAGCTGCTCATCCTGCACGCGGACCACGAGCAGAACTGTTCGACCTCCACCGTGCGCCTGGTCGGCTCCTCGCAGGCGAACATGTTCGCCTCGATCTCCGCCGGTATCTCGGCCCTGTGGGGCCCGCTGCACGGCGGCGCCAACCAGTCGGTGCTGGAGATGCTGGAAGGCATCCAGGCCAACGGCGGCGATGTCGACTCCTTCATCCGCAAGGTGAAGAACAAGGAGGACGGCGTCCGCCTGATGGGCTTCGGCCACCGGGTGTACAAGTCCTTCGACCCGCGCGCCAAGATCATCAAGGCCGCCGCGCACGACGTGCTGTCCGCGCTCGGCAAGTCCGACGAGCTGCTCGACATCGCGCTCAAGCTGGAGGAGCACGCGCTCTCGGACGACTACTTCGTCTCGCGCAACCTCTACCCCAACGTGGACTTCTACACCGGTCTGATCTACCGGGCCATGGGCTTCCCGACCGAGATGTTCACCGTGCTCTTCGCGCTCGGCCGCCTTCCCGGCTGGATCGCCCAGTGGCACGAGATGATCAAGGAGCCGGGTTCCCGCATCGGCCGCCCGCGCCAGATCTACACCGGCGAGGTCCTGCGCGACTTCGTCCCCGTCGAGGGCCGCTGA
- a CDS encoding ATP-dependent RecD-like DNA helicase: protein MSNMAVLEGVLERITYANEENGYTVARVDTGRGAGDLLTVVGALLGAQVGESLRMEGRWGSHSQYGKQFTVENYTTVLPATIQGIRRYLGSGLIKGIGPVMADRITTHFGVDTLDIIENEPKRLVEVPGLGPKRTKMIAAAWEEQKAIKEVMVFLQGVGVSTSIAVRIYKKYEDASISVVKNQPYRLAADVWGIGFLTADRIAQAVGIPHDSPERVKAGLQYALSQSSDQGHCYLPEERLIADGVKLLQVDTGLVIECLAELAADPEGVVREKVPSPEGGEPVTAVYLVPFHRAELSLAGQVRRLLNTAEDRMPAFQDVDWNKALAWLATRTGASLAPEQEQAVRLALSRKVAVLTGGPGCGKSFTVRSIVELARAKKAKVVLAAPTGRAAKRLAELTGAEASTVHRLLELKPGGDAAYDRDRPLDADLVVVDEASMLDLLLANKLVKAVAPGAHLLLVGDVDQLPSVGAGEVLRDLLAEGGPVPAVRLTQIFRQAQQSGVVTNAHRINVGKQPVTEGMSDFFLFVEDETEEAGKLAVDVAARRIPAKFGLDPRRDVQVLAPMHRGPAGAGHLNGLLQQAVTPGRPDLPEKRFGGRVFRVGDKVTQIRNNYDKGENGVFNGTVGVVTGLDLDEQKLTVRTDEDEEIGYDFDELDELAHAYALTIHRSQGSEYPAVVVPVTSSAWMMLQRNLLYTAVTRARKLVVLVGSRKAIGQAVRTVSAGRRCTALDFRLRGGSGEDFA from the coding sequence ATGTCCAACATGGCCGTCCTCGAAGGGGTCCTGGAGCGGATCACCTACGCCAACGAGGAGAACGGGTACACGGTCGCGCGCGTCGACACCGGACGCGGAGCCGGCGACCTCCTCACCGTGGTCGGTGCGCTGCTCGGCGCGCAGGTCGGTGAGTCGCTGCGGATGGAGGGCCGTTGGGGCTCGCACTCCCAGTACGGCAAGCAGTTCACCGTGGAGAACTACACCACCGTGCTGCCCGCCACCATCCAGGGCATCCGCCGCTACCTGGGCTCCGGGCTGATCAAGGGCATCGGGCCGGTGATGGCCGACCGGATCACCACCCACTTCGGTGTCGACACCCTCGACATCATCGAGAACGAACCGAAACGGCTCGTCGAGGTCCCCGGACTCGGTCCCAAGCGCACGAAGATGATCGCGGCCGCCTGGGAGGAGCAGAAGGCGATCAAGGAGGTCATGGTCTTCCTCCAGGGCGTCGGCGTCTCCACCTCCATCGCCGTCCGTATCTACAAGAAGTACGAGGACGCCTCGATCTCCGTCGTGAAGAACCAGCCCTACCGGCTGGCCGCCGACGTCTGGGGCATCGGCTTCCTCACCGCCGACCGGATCGCCCAGGCCGTCGGCATCCCGCACGACAGCCCCGAGCGGGTCAAGGCCGGACTCCAGTACGCCCTGTCCCAGTCCTCCGACCAGGGCCACTGCTACCTCCCCGAGGAACGGCTGATCGCGGACGGCGTCAAGCTCCTCCAGGTCGACACCGGGCTGGTCATCGAGTGCCTGGCCGAGCTGGCCGCCGACCCCGAGGGCGTCGTCCGGGAGAAGGTGCCGTCCCCCGAGGGCGGCGAGCCGGTCACCGCGGTCTATCTGGTCCCCTTCCACCGGGCCGAACTGTCCCTCGCCGGGCAGGTCAGGCGGCTGCTGAACACCGCCGAGGACCGGATGCCGGCCTTCCAGGACGTGGACTGGAACAAGGCCCTGGCCTGGCTCGCCACGCGGACGGGGGCCTCGCTGGCGCCCGAGCAGGAGCAGGCCGTACGGCTCGCGCTCAGCCGCAAGGTGGCCGTCCTGACCGGTGGGCCCGGCTGCGGGAAGTCGTTCACCGTGCGGTCCATCGTCGAGCTGGCGCGGGCGAAGAAGGCCAAGGTCGTGCTGGCCGCGCCCACCGGGCGCGCCGCCAAGCGGCTGGCCGAGCTGACCGGGGCCGAGGCGTCCACCGTGCACCGGCTGCTGGAACTGAAGCCGGGCGGGGACGCGGCGTACGACCGGGACCGCCCGCTCGACGCCGATCTGGTCGTCGTGGACGAGGCGTCGATGCTCGACCTGCTCCTCGCCAACAAGCTCGTGAAGGCGGTGGCACCCGGTGCCCACCTCCTCCTCGTGGGCGACGTCGATCAACTGCCCTCGGTGGGCGCGGGGGAGGTGCTGAGAGACCTGCTCGCGGAGGGCGGGCCCGTCCCCGCCGTCCGGCTCACCCAGATCTTCCGCCAGGCCCAGCAGTCCGGCGTCGTGACCAACGCACACCGGATCAACGTCGGAAAACAGCCCGTCACCGAGGGAATGAGCGACTTCTTCCTCTTCGTGGAGGACGAGACGGAGGAGGCGGGCAAGCTCGCCGTCGATGTGGCGGCCCGCCGCATTCCGGCCAAGTTCGGCCTCGACCCGCGCCGCGATGTGCAGGTCCTCGCCCCGATGCACCGGGGCCCCGCCGGCGCCGGCCACCTGAACGGGCTGCTCCAGCAGGCCGTGACGCCGGGCCGCCCCGACCTTCCCGAGAAGCGGTTCGGCGGCCGGGTCTTCCGGGTCGGCGACAAGGTCACCCAGATCCGCAACAACTACGACAAGGGCGAGAACGGCGTCTTCAACGGCACCGTCGGCGTCGTCACCGGCCTCGACCTGGACGAACAGAAGCTCACCGTCCGCACCGACGAGGACGAGGAGATCGGTTACGACTTCGACGAGCTGGACGAACTGGCCCACGCGTACGCCCTGACCATCCACCGCTCCCAGGGCAGCGAGTACCCGGCCGTCGTCGTCCCCGTCACCAGCAGCGCCTGGATGATGCTCCAGCGGAACCTGCTCTACACGGCTGTGACGCGGGCCAGGAAGCTCGTCGTCCTCGTCGGGTCCCGTAAGGCGATCGGTCAGGCCGTCCGCACGGTTTCCGCAGGCAGGCGCTGTACGGCGCTGGATTTCCGGCTCCGGGGCGGCTCCGGAGAAGACTTCGCGTGA
- a CDS encoding DUF6584 family protein, with the protein MPLTDTLARVDADLAAGRIPVARQRLRGLVSSYPHEPEPRRRLAAVYRLYGDAAEAGRWTYLEEDRSREETTAFEERYANAVRRMRALAWRGTEADAPTPFAAGQLAAVRENASDTLGRPVTWDGLAEVKGDARESGPLTDALTGIGCLLLAGVLVGIWLYGLVSLFR; encoded by the coding sequence ATGCCTCTGACCGACACCCTGGCCCGCGTGGACGCGGACCTCGCCGCCGGGCGGATACCGGTGGCCAGGCAGCGCCTGCGCGGGCTGGTCTCCTCCTATCCGCACGAGCCGGAGCCCCGCCGCCGCCTGGCCGCCGTCTACCGCCTGTACGGCGACGCGGCGGAGGCCGGGCGCTGGACGTACCTGGAGGAGGACCGTTCGCGGGAGGAGACGACGGCTTTCGAGGAGCGGTACGCCAACGCCGTACGCCGGATGCGGGCCTTGGCCTGGCGGGGCACGGAGGCGGACGCGCCGACGCCGTTCGCCGCCGGGCAGTTGGCCGCCGTGAGGGAGAACGCCTCGGACACCCTGGGGCGGCCGGTCACGTGGGACGGCCTGGCGGAGGTGAAGGGGGACGCGCGGGAGAGCGGTCCGCTGACCGACGCCCTGACGGGCATCGGGTGCCTGCTCCTCGCCGGAGTCCTCGTCGGGATCTGGCTCTACGGGCTGGTCTCGCTGTTCCGCTGA